A genomic segment from Streptomyces sp. NBC_01233 encodes:
- a CDS encoding DUF3152 domain-containing protein — MPAGHSTGRSSRNGPRARRRAERRKRLRRTILLGSAALVAVSATAYALVPQDESATAAGGRAAVQPEPQDGESADGAGNPVPNGGQQSPSPSPSSAAPSQKPSGTPSGAATPARPGVFTGSTTAGAAKGKGPALRWRIEVEEGSGVDPESAARSVESILSDPRGWTRDPAYGFQLVGAGQPVDFTVKIATPTTTDRLCDVVTPELIGETNCRAGHTVVVNLKRWQEGSPQFNGPVEEYRALIVNHEVGHEIGREHESCPGAGKPAPAMMQQIKGLNGCKANAWPYDANGTYLSGPRVP, encoded by the coding sequence ATGCCGGCAGGCCATTCCACCGGTCGCTCCAGCCGCAACGGCCCGCGCGCCAGGCGCCGGGCCGAGCGGCGCAAGCGGCTGCGGCGCACCATCCTCCTCGGTTCGGCCGCGCTCGTCGCGGTCTCGGCGACCGCGTACGCGCTGGTCCCCCAGGACGAGAGCGCCACGGCGGCCGGGGGGCGTGCCGCGGTCCAGCCCGAGCCGCAGGACGGGGAGTCCGCCGACGGCGCGGGGAACCCGGTCCCCAACGGCGGCCAGCAGTCCCCCTCGCCGTCCCCGTCCTCCGCCGCGCCCTCCCAGAAGCCGTCGGGCACGCCTTCGGGCGCCGCGACGCCCGCCCGGCCCGGCGTCTTCACCGGCTCCACCACCGCCGGCGCGGCGAAGGGCAAGGGTCCCGCGCTGCGCTGGCGGATCGAGGTCGAGGAGGGCAGCGGGGTCGACCCGGAGTCGGCCGCCCGCTCGGTCGAGTCGATCCTCTCGGATCCGCGCGGCTGGACCCGGGACCCGGCGTACGGCTTCCAACTCGTCGGAGCGGGCCAGCCGGTGGACTTCACCGTCAAGATCGCGACGCCGACGACCACCGACCGGCTGTGCGACGTGGTCACTCCCGAGCTCATCGGCGAGACCAACTGCCGCGCCGGCCACACCGTCGTGGTCAACCTCAAGCGCTGGCAGGAGGGTTCGCCGCAGTTCAACGGGCCGGTGGAGGAGTACCGGGCGCTGATCGTGAACCACGAGGTCGGGCACGAGATAGGCCGCGAGCACGAGAGCTGCCCGGGCGCCGGCAAGCCCGCGCCCGCGATGATGCAGCAGATCAAGGGCCTGAACGGCTGCAAGGCCAACGCATGGCCGTACGACGCGAATGGAACCTACCTGTCCGGTCCACGCGTCCC